In Xiphophorus hellerii strain 12219 chromosome 8, Xiphophorus_hellerii-4.1, whole genome shotgun sequence, the genomic window TTTTCAATGGATTTTGTGAATGAGATAGAGATCTGACATGTTTGTGGTGTCAGATCTCCCCCAAAGAGACTATAATGTATTATAATCTGCTTAATGAGGACGATCAGGAGACTAGGTAACAAATGCTTTCTTAAAGGTTGAACTTCAGTTTGGGCCACCAGAATCTCAGATACATTCttgtattttaattggttgAGGGGCAACAGTAGCACAGGGTCCCTTAAGCACCATTCATGCAAGAACCACCACTGAAACCCTGAACTATGGTATATTTTGGAGTGGACTGTTTTCTGTACCAGCAACGTGGCTAAAGCCATTCATTTATCTGAAGCTACAGCTTTGGCAGCATGTGATACACATAAGAGCTGTGGTGGCTGGAGTGCTACAATAACTCACTCAGAGTGCTGCCAGCACAATGCCCCAAAATTAAATTCATATTTGCTTTGGCATGCAGGTAGACTTTACTGAACTGGGAGCACAATGATCAATTTCCTCAAAAACAATTTACCTGCATTGTACAGAACTGAAATTAACTACTCTGTATTTTATCTGCTTCTGAGGGGAACGTTTCTGCTGCAGaaggtttaaataaaaacacatgatCAGAGAGACgaaatatgaaataaactaaataaatcttAAGAATGTCtgaaatttaaactgaaattaaattgcAGCTGCACCGAGTGCACAGGCTCAGTGTCtgtatttttgtcagatttaaacTGAGCCCTTCACTCGTCAGCTTCAGATACCCACTGTTGCAGACTTTTTTGTGCAGACTGAGAAATGTAAAGTATGTACTTCACCTGAAGCTAAAATAGGCTGAATGGTTAAAGATTCACTACTGACCCCTGTGTGCACCACTGAAATACAGATGTGATTGTTTGGAGTTCAACAAACTGGGAGGAATGAAAAAAGGTGGAAGCTCTTTAGTGTTTCCTGTTTGCATTGATTCATCATACAAATGGAATCTAGTCTATTTAAAGTTACCAAATGTGCAGTATCCAGTAAGAATCAATAGGCTGATATTACAGGACACTTTAATTTCCAGTGCAGTTTTGGGATTATTAATAAGAGATCtatgaaaatgtttacagaaaGTCCTGAGAGGTTAGGGAACTTGTATGATCTACAGATTGTGTGCAGTAATGATGACCGGCTTACATCAATAGTTCTAATGATTATCATTTGTGTAATACTATTTGAACTCTAGACGGCACGTTTTAAGAACTTAAGCGTCTACTGGtgcttttcttgaaaatgtcCTGCTCAATTAAGGATATAATACCAGCCCTGTCACTACAATTGATTTAAGCCAAAAAGCCAGAAAGCAGCCAACTGATTCCCACTGCTGTTACAGAACAAGTATCATAGTGACCTGAActctcaaattaaaattaagcaAACGTGTGTTATTACCAGTTGTTATTGCAGTAGTTTGGTGTGGAGTGCTCTTTATATTGCAGCTTAATCAGTACACTTTCTGTTATGACACATAATGAAACACATGGATCCGTGCATGCCTTCTTTTAAGTGACAGTGGTATAACTTACGTAAAGTAGGTTTTCTGCATGAACCTACGAATGTCTGCACTGTGACAGTTCAATACATTTACCTTAACCCCTCATTAGTGTTTGCGCTTCATACTCCTAATTTTCAAGAGTGACTTCTCTCTCAAACTTGAGCCatatttacagtacagaccaaaagtttggacacaccttttaattcaatgagtttcctttattttcatgactattgacattgtagattcacactgaaggcatcaaaactatgaataacacatgtggaaatatgcactaaacaaaaaagtgtaaaacaactgaaaataccccttatattctagtttcttcaaagtagcaaccttttgctgtgattactgctttgcacacacccTGCATTtccttgatgagcttcaagaggtagtcacctgaaatggttttcacttcataggtgtgccctgtcaggttaataagtgggatttcttgctttataaatagtcatgaaaataaagaaaacccattaaattagaaaggtgtgtccagacttttggtctgtactgtacattcaGCACAAAATTTTCGTATCCCTTTTTGTTAAATTCTCTTTTCCTTGGAAACATGGAGGGATAAGTGCAAAGAGATCTgaaattacataaatataacCAATGCAATAAGTTCtgcaagttttttattttacaattgaatagtaaatgttaaaataaatatttaatgccTCTATTTTTTTGAGGGCTATCCAATAAAGAATCATTCCATCTGGATTCCTGAGTATAGATTTTGCCTGTTTCTGAACAGCTCTTAAATTTCTTTGCAGCATGAAGCTCAGCTTCACAGGCTCTTAATAATTATGGAACATTAAAATTTTGGAAAGAGAATAATTCCTACAAAGAGAGTTTAAGAATTTGGAGTTTATTTAGTTTCCAAGTTACATGGCTTCTGTATTTTGGTATCTTCTGTTCAAAAACTATAGAAAAGTTAgtaaaactttgtttatttttagaacagTTGTTTGAGTCAGAGCTGAAGGGGAACTCGCAGAGAATCACAAAGATCCTGTTACTGAAACAATTTGACAGTCTTGATTTGATGCTTGATATTTTTCTCGCTCATCTAACACTCGAAGAGACAAATTGTCATGTCTGTTTCTCTTCCTCTAATGTCCAAACCTCAAGAATTATACACTTTCTCGTgcaaacaaattgaaaaactgGTTAGGGTTTTTAATGTATAGcatgatttattttcacattgttttaatttatgatgaCTGGATGCATTATGTTTAAAGTGCTAAATTTAGCTTCTCTGAAGGAGATAAAGATGTGAAGGTTGAGTGAACAGAAGCCATTTGAGAGAAATCGAGGATAACCTCTTATGCATTAATCTATGAGGGGAACAGGAAAAttgaaacacaaagcagattATGAATTCCCAAAAAATTGATAGAATTACTTGTTactgaaacacagagaaaaaatgtAGGCCACATCTGATATTTAATACTCAAATTAACCTTTTAGTAATTCTACCCTAACCCCCAACTCAAAATGTTCTCAGAGCTGTTCAAATGCCTGATGTAAAATGATGGGACTCTAATGAATGAAGCACAAACTTTTATACTCTTTAATATGACATGTACAGTGTAGAGTATAGATAAGAGATTAATCCTTGGGgagatgttaaaaaaacaaaacaaaacaaactacaaaccttGAACCTTGTTGCATATGTGTGCACACCCTTAAACTAATGgtttgttgaaacaataattttagCTGTCTTTGTTTGACTGACATGCTGACTTAGCAATATTTGCCCACACTCCCTGACAAAAGGTTTCCCAATCTGTTTGATTGAGAGGACATATCGTGTTTAGGTGATCTAAGACATTTTCTGTAAGATGCGGTTCTGGGCTCTGGATAAGTTGCTGCTGTTGATGATTTGGACGTAAGCTTGGATTCACTGTAATGTTGACCAATGAATTGAAAATGTCAGCTTTAGCATTTTAAGGTTTGAGTCAAAACTGACTGGTAACAGAAACTGCTCTATTTCACTGTAAGCACGGTACTCATGTTTAACCATAACTTTTGAAAGTTTCCAATTTGGTTTAATCAGAGCATAGTGCATTCTTTCTCTCTGGGTGTCTCAGCCAGCCCTCAAGCTCTGACAGCCAATGTATACTTTACAATaacagaaactgaaaactaCATGCtgtacatgcacacacaaaaagtTGTGCCAAGTTTTGGGAGGTTTCAAAGTCTCCTTTTTCTGTTGGGAGGTAGGAAAATAGATTACATCAGCAGCAGAGTTCGGAtgcaccctggacaggtcgccagtccatcacagggctaacaagtgtgcacacacacatgtgcTGGAATTTATGAGGACAGTGTATAAAAACACGTCATAAGAGCCTGCAGTGTGATCATCCCTTTCTTTGACGTTTCCTTCCATATTTCCATGTTCCtggtctttctctctctgttccaTCCTCATCTTCCTTCCTTACAGTCATTTCTTTCAGCTCTCTGCCTTCTCTCATGTCCTTACTGCTCtctctttccttttctgtttatgttttcgACTCTTTACTTCCCCTTTTTGTTCAGTCTTTtgcattcaaacattttatcaagTTCATTAGCAATGCCAACAAGTCAAACTATcttacaaaatatgttttaactttAAGATTTGTTGTGATATCACTTTTAGAAAACAGGAAGACAGTCTATATTCCAGGGGAAAGAAGTGTCCAACTTTGTTTTGATACCAAACACAAATCAAGTGTGTATTCAGGTCCCTTGagctttttcccattttaacacattagaaccacaaacttcaatgtactGCATTGGGTTGTTGTATATATAACATCTAATtgtaatttaaacagaaaattagaCATGATTTGTTTTCGGGGTTTTTTTACAATGGAAATCCTAAAATagtctgtatttttattcatatttctgAACCCCAATACCTCTAATAAATAGTGCAACTATTTGCCTTCAAACGTTCCATATTTGGTGAATATAACTTGACAAGAAGTCAactttctgtttactttttattttcatgttggcattctcataaaattactattTTTCTCCTAgtactacaactttattctggtaatattaacGCCTTATTCTCCCATGATTTTGACTTCCTTGACCTACAACTATTTTTCTTGTAGTATTATAACTCTATTCGTGGAATTTAATAGACTGCCCTTTGTAGAGCTGACCTCAAAATCAAAGTCTCTAAAACAGACAATCCCCAGAGACATGTGGTGGTGGCAGCCTCATGCTGTGGGAAAGCTCTTCTTTAAAAGAGACAGAGAAGTTGATGGGAAGGTGCATGGTGCTAAATATGGACCAGACCAGGAAGAAAATGGACTAGAAGGTTCAAAAACTCAACAGTGTGGCAGAATTTCACATTCCAGCAGGACACTTACCCTAAACAGACAGCCACACATACAATGGAGGGATTTGGATCAAAGTCATGATTCTGGGTCATCCTAACATATGACTATGTGTTAGACTGGCTGAGTCAAATTCCACACTTAAATCTAATTAACTATTCGTGGCAAAGCTTGAAAATGTTGCTCAGAGATGCTCTCCATTCAGTCTGACTTAGTTTGAGCTACTTGGCAAAATTTCTGTCTGTAAATGATCAAAACTGATAGAAACACACCCTTAAACTAGCAGCTACAGTTTCAGGGAAAtgtttctacaaagtattgaacCTGGATACAAGATacagttttcatctttttatttcccAAAATACAGTATGTGAAAACTGtgaatcattttttttgtattttaatgtaatgGTCCATCACAAGAAATCCcccaaaacaataaagtttagGGTTgtaagtgacaaaatgtgggaaGATTCAaaaagtatgaatactttttacaaTGCACACTGTATGTCAGAATTTCATAGTACAAATGTCTGACTCTGTATgaaccacaaacaaaacaatagtgTTATCAGGAGAAGTAAACTTAACTATTTGTGTATTGTAGTGACATCAGCACAAGCATATCAACATTTCAAATTTGCCTATAGGCTAAATGGTAATGAAAACACTTCTGTTTCTTTGTAGTGGCAAGAAATACATGGAAAAACACCAAGCTGACTCAACAGACCCTCAGCCCTCCAAGCCTGCCTTAGAGGTCTAAAGCTCCCTGATAAAACACGACAGGATTCCTCCTGTAATTTGACTTTCCAGTGTCATGTCGGCAGTAATCTGATTGAGTCTGTTTTCCATGGAGTCATGGACGGATTTTAAGAGACGACATCAGACTGGAGTTAAGGCTGGTTGTCTTTACTGTTTCCTACACACAGATGAAGAGCCCAAAGAAATGTGTGCAGAGATGGTAGAGAAACATAAGCCCACACAAAATAGGTATTCCAGGCAAAAGTTCTAAGACTAGAGCAGAGATATCGGCTCAGCCactgtgtatatatacactCACAATGACAGCTGAAGGAAAAACACGAGAGggaattatttctttctttaactaaaaatgtaaagtgtCAGAATGATACTTCAAGATCATCTTTTGGCTGTGGGATGCCTCAGGAGTCTGTAATAGGacttcttttctctttgtatTTCACGCCCTTGggatttattttgagaaaatgttgaatTCATTTTCATTATGTTGATTACTGTCAAGTCTACATTCCATATTCAATGAATCCGTCATCTGTGTGACTGTAAGTGATCATGTGCTCGCCTTTGTTTCTCTCTGAGCGTGAAGCacttgtgaaaatgttaaacagtGCAGACAGATAAAGGCCGCCTCCTTCATCATCCACCTGACTCGAAGAAGCAGAAAATCCAAACTCAGCCTTCAACTAAATCACCAGCGTTAACACAGACCCTACTGTGGAAAAACACTATTACATCTATTGTAATATACATTATACTTAAATCAGGATTTGTGATTCATAAAGGTATTTGCTAATATACATTTATGACGAGCATAGTGATTTCGTTTGTCATGTTGTACTCAAGACAAAATGACctttatcatattttgtcatcACATAACCAGAAACACCAATGTAGATTGACTTAATTTTAATGTGACAGGCCAAAATAAATGATGcataatttagaaaaagaacagtgtatgtagttttaaaaatcatttccacatataaaacagaaaaactttgcGTCCATCTGTGTTCAGCCCCCCTCTGCAAAAACACTTAATGTTTCAATGACTGTATCAAATTTAATACcagtttctgtaaaaaaaaattacaaataaaaatatgtaatgtattttctattattatagaaaatattagaaaatgtattttctaatatttatgTGATTACATAAATATTCATCCCATAGGTGACTTGCCTAATTCTATATAAGTCCAGCCCGTTCTTGCTTGTAGTCTGAAAATGAATAGAATACAGACTGCAGTGAATGTGTCTTAAATGATTTTAGTATAAAGACACGTGTGTCTGGGAGGTCGACGAGGCTCGATTAGAGTATCCCAAAAGACATGTAGACTCCATGGTCAAGAGGAAGAAAGTTCTTTAGTCTGATGAGACCACAATTTAGCTTATTGGCCATCAGACAAGATACTGTGTTTGGTGAGCACCAATTACTAAATATAGAGAAATTATGGAGGATACATTGTTCcttctgaaagaaaacatttattttccggcaaaacaacaaaacatccaaCCAAAGCTACACAAAACTGGTTTGAAGAGAATGAGGTAGATGTTCTGacatggcccagtcaaagcccagacgtCAGTCCAATACAATTTGTTGGAGGACTTGAAAAGTACGGCTCACAGTCAATTCCTATGAAATATCAGATTGTGAATAATTCTGTGAGGAAAAATGGAGTAAAATTACAGCATCCAGATGTTCAAGCCTGTCCACAAAGACTCTATGATGTGATTGCAACTGAAAGTGGGTCTACTAAATATGAACCGGAAGGGAGTTAATATctatttgacttttatttattattttgtatttttatcttaaaattttattatcaaaaaagccaaattttatTGATCATGAttgggtgaatactttttataggcACTATACTCTTTACAATAATATAATACTTGTGTTGCCTTGATGAACGTGATGTTTAGATCTGTTTCTGACCAAAGGTAgaaattgttttctctttgccACGGGTCTGTAGGAGACAGACACCCACATGCAGATGCTCACTCTAACAAGTCCATTTACACCTTTACTCTCACACAtataattactgctctgacaaTAAGCTTGATGTGCAATTATATTTCAGAAATACAGCCTCATGCTGCGTTCCAGTTATCTGGGAATTGGGAACTTGGAACTGGATTTACTGTCAGATCGGAGGTAACTGTGTTCTAGTTAAGAAGTCGGAAATTCAACATGGCGACACCTACAAACATTGTTCGCAATAGCTCTTACAAACATATGTTTAAGCTTTACTTCAGTAAGCAAAGACAactttcaatttgttcagtttagagTTTCAGGGGCTGAATTGATTTTAGATTCACTTTTACATGTGTGTCTTGTAAAATGCACACGTTTCCACTAAATGTTACTACTGTTCATGTGAGATACGGCCATATTgaaacacattcaactttggAAGGCTATGCAATTGATTTTTCTGCCTGGGAAGTAGGATTTTCCAACTCTGACTACAGCTGGAACCCAGCATTATTGTTGGAGTAAAGAATCTTTaaatgtggttgttttttttcctgtgttttaccTCAGAGCCATGGAGGTCCCATTGACTGACTGGACGGAGGACGGCCTGTGGAAGCCTGTGGAGCAGGTGCCCTGCTGAGTGTAACGGTCGTCTCCACAGCAAAGAATCACGAGGAACGCCCTTCGAAAAGCCTGGTTCAGGTAGGCATACAGGAAGGGGTTCAATCCTGAGTTAATGTACCCCAGCCACAGCCAGGCTGTCCAAACCTGCCAGGGTACAGAGTAATGGATGAAGGGGTCCACCACATTCGTGATGAAAAATGGCGCCCAGCACAGGGAGAAGCAGCCCATTATGATCGCCAGTGTCTTTGCTGCTCTCGTCTCAATGCGCATGCGTCTGTGTCTTCTTTGAGACTGTTCTGAGGGCAAGGGCCCGGTCGCTGTCCTCAGGCGGTAGTGATTCAGTGGATCCGAGGAGTTGGAAGACTGTATGGTTATGACCTGGTCCGAATGTGTAGGCGGAAAGGAGCCGGCACGGTGAAGAGTCTCTATCTGCCTGACATGGATCATGGCAGTGACATAGATGCGCTGATAGGCCAAAACCATGAGGGCCAGCGGCACGTAGAAGGCGACGGCAGAGCAGATCAAGGCGTAAGGCTGGTTGACCAGAAACACACAACTTGTGTTGGAGCCTCCCGAAAGGGATTGCTTCTCTTCAATCTGACAGGAGACAAAGAAATAATCGTGATATATTCTATATGGAGAGGATTAGTTTAGCTTAGAATAAACACAGGAACTCTGGAGAGACCCAAGCTGACGGTTTCCATCATTTATTCCAAACAGCCTGAAGAAACAGTTATGTTAAAAACcataataaaaaagtacttaGTAATATCCTTTTCAACTAAAAAAGGTTTAGTCTGCCTGGCAAGCTGCCCTGGAACTGCTAAGAAACAACAagggataaataaaaaatgcacagatGGAGCAGAACctcaacatgtaaaaacaatttaatataaTCCATGGTTTCTAGGCAAATTATTCACAactctgtcatttttttggcattttcaCAAGCCTCAGTTTAGTTGTCTGGAATTTTACAAGATATGCCAAATATGGTGGataataataaagaagaaatatgATACAgggattcatttttttaataatctgaaaatcATAGCGTACATTTCTATTCACTCCACATGGCTTTAACGTTTTGACTACGGCATTCCTGTCTCATCACAGACGGAAATAAAGACTGTTAgtcaaaaaaaaactgactatAAGTTGATGATATGGCTCGTGTGTCTGTGTTTGGCAATCTGTGACTCGAACAAACTCACCTGTGCTTtttgaaacacagaaaatattgtTGTGTCAGCAATCTGAACAGCAAAGACAAGAGAGCCACTATTTTCAACACCTTTTCAACATTTCCAATCTTAGCTACTGAGAACTCACAATGTCCTCTATCCCAATAGTGTTCCACTTTTGCATGATGGGTAGGAAGGAGATAAATGTGGGGATGACCCAGCAACCGATGAGCATAAGTGCCACTCTGAATGGGGTCATCTTATATCTGTAGACCAGCGGCTGGCAGCAGATGGCGTAATatctagaaaaacaaacacagatttgCACATTATACACTGTGTTAAACATGCATTGATCAAAATTGAATGCAATTTACACATAGAActcatttaataaaatgaccattggttttcaaaatgtggtGCCCACCAGCAAAATGGGGTGGAGGCAGACAACtatattttttaagttgtaAAACTAGAGCTGATGTTTAGAGTCCCAAAGCTGTGAATCAGATGTTTCCATGGTGACAAACTGAGCTACAGGACGTTATTCTGTATGATGCATTCATACTCGTCTATTTGAGAGAATTCATTTAAATCAGTTCAAGtcattcaaataaaatccaattacATAGATTTGGAACTACTTACATGTAGTCACATTGAGTAACACAATTAAGTCAAATTTGCTTGataatttatttccagttaGTAAAAGCGTATCTGAGTAAGCTAAACTGAAATGATTAAGACGTCTCTTTGACTTTTCACCAGGAAAGGAATTACCTGCTTGTAACAGGAAGAAaccaccagcagaaccagagtcagtgtaaaaaaataagtaagaaACGCAGCTGAACATAAATGCATGTGTACTTTTCatgggaaagaaaataaaagttagtACACATAGTTCATGACCATGTATGTATCATTAATAGCTCTGACCAGATAAAAGAGGCAGGTAGCAAAGGGCTATTGGGCCAGGCATCCTTTCtacaacaggaaacaggaagagaaaacaaagttaataGTAGCATCAGCTCTGTCAGTGGCTTTCTACAGGAAAGagatatagtaaaaaaaaaaaacacagaagcacatGGGAAGGAGAACTTTCTATGAGAAAGAATGCACAGAATTAAAGGCACCATGAGCTCTACTAATAGCACTTTCTGGTAAATAAAGACAGGGAGCTTGGGGGACATTctaggaaagaaaaacacaaattgttcACAAAGCAAATGGTAACAATAGCTCTATCAATGATGTCTTCAAAGAAAGAGACACCGCTCAACACAGAATATCTGGGCCTGCTGTACCTTCctttgaaagagaaaagaataataGAAAGCAGAATAGttagaataatttaattttctttgtgcTAAAGAGAAATATTGCAAATGACAAAAGTACTTAGTAGGCAGTAATTTatatgagaaagaaaaacaagaagggTACACAAAATTAATGTCAGCAATAGCCCCATTAATGATGCCTCCcctcaaaaacacacaaccaaGCATTCAGTCACTAGCCCAGGCATACCTTCTATAGGAGAGAAATGGGAAatagtgaaaaaagaaataataaattgaaAACTACAGTATTGGGAACTTCCTGACTTATTTTCAAATTTGAGAACTGCTGCTCCCAACTTAAAAAGTCTAAATGTCAACCATCCATGTCAGAGCTTTagaagaaaacacaagtgtttCAATTCTCCTGTATTGTGTCCTTATCGCAGACACAGACCTATCCAGTGCAATGCAGCAGAGGTGAAGGATGGATGCCGTGGTCAATAAAACATCCAGAGAGGTTCGCACCAGGCAGAAAATTTCTCCAAAGTGCCACTGGCCGGTGGCTAGCTCGATGGCAGCAAAGGGCATCACAAGCAGCGCAACCAGCAGGTCAGCGAACGCCAGAGAGACGATGAAGTAGCTGGTCTTTTTTCTTCTAagaggaaacaacaaaacaggaaagCTTACTCAGAAACATGAAGAATAAATATCAGTTCTAGTTCTTTGCCAGGGTTCCTCTGCGTTCTTTTTGTCTAAGCTTCACATTTTCCAGTCTCAAATCATACGATTGATTTGAGAATAGATGGACATAAGTCTTAGACATTGTGACAGAGAATAAATAATCCAAGTACAAATGCTTTTCTCCAGTAAATGCTTAAATCCCAGACATTTCCAAACTAATCTTTGTatctaattaaaaaatagataaGAAGGTGTTTAACTGCTGTTCATATCCAACCAGCTGCAGGATGactttactttatttacttGAGAACTTTAACGCTTCTTCTACTTCAGGAACCAAACAACAACCCAAAACAACCTCACCTCAGATGCCTGTCCTTGCAGAGAGCAACCATAACCAACAGGTTGCCAAACATAGTCAAAATAATGATGATGGAGAGGAAGATGGTGAGAAAAACCGTCTCCAAAGAGCTCAAGAATTcttgctgctcctgctgctgttgtcCATTATTTATTACGTCGTCCAAAAAACTGTGAGAGgaataaaaagtgacaaaataaaacattttaaaatccagaCACATCAGCATAAAGGAACATGGCTTAGTTTGTATCAAAAAATGGTTCTCTAAATTACAATCACATAATTGGACTGTACGACATGCATTTTAGTAAAAGGAGTGCGTAAAAAGTATTAACAACAAGGATTCCAATAGTTCCAATAAATGTGATCCACAAGGACGGGTTAGTGCTAAGTATTTTCATGTGATTGAATTTCCCAGGCAATCTAGACTGAAATCTAAttagagaatctgtggcaagacttgaaaaacCGATGTTCACGCACAAGAAAAATGGAACCAAAGTCTTATTCTACAGATGTTCGACTCATCTGGATGCATCCACTAAAAAAAGCTTGCTGCTGTTACTGCAGTGCTTTGTGGAAGTATTGGCTCGAGGAAGCTGAATGCATATCTATGACacgcttttcagattttaatctgtaaaaaaaataattaaataaaacctaTCTCATTATTCTTTCACTTTATAATCAGAATCTAATTGTgatccaataaaatacagttaagTTTTGTCCTTAACCTGAAAATATCTAAAGCAAATCTAATTGATAAGTTAGCAATAATTAGTCATGGGAATcaataaatgtgtgtgaaataatcaaaattCACTGGATCAAGTTGGATCTTTTTAGACTTACTGTGGAGGTGATGCTGTGGCCATCCCTAGTCATCTGCACCGAGGTCAGCCGAGGAGAGTCCTCATCACCCCATGCTATGGCCCTGATGATACGCAcaccatgcacacacatacacgcacacacacagtcagaCAGTAATTTTGTTGGCTCCTGCTACAGGTCTGCATTTTTCCTGCAAATAGCAGCCAGCATGCGTCTGTAAACTGGCTGAATGTCTTGCTCTTGTGTGTCCGTCTTGTGGCAGCATAAAGAAgccaaaaatgcaacatttgcagctaaaaataaGAAGCTGGATCACAGCTTTATAATGTGTGATGTTTATAGGGCATTTAGACCGTCACAAGCACCAGCTGTGTCCGCCAGAATAAATCAACCTGTTAGTTTCTCTTTAGAGGTCATATTAATAGCTTGATAACTTAATAGGGCAGTGCTTTAAAAGGtgtcatgaaagaaaaaaaaatttcttccTCATTCCTGTGCCACCAAAGGTCAATAGTCAGAAATCTGCCACAAATGGGAATTTTAACAGCTTATAACAACATATGGTTAACTGTATTAGACACAGTGAACCAACAACGTATGGTTAACTATATCATTTCTCACCtggaaacagtttatttttctcaaatagaTTTGCTGTAGATCACCAGACTTCATAAACAGTCCAGGACTTTTTCCCATAAAGGAATAACATATGGCATTAAGTCTCATAACTATTTATTCaggctttaaaaatgtatttaagcaTGACAAGAAGCCATTTAGTTGATTCAAAAGTAGTTAAGGTCAGGATGTATTTATAAACCTAAGGTCAAacctgaatgtgtttttaaaaaagcaacttttatttttgttctacttttcACTGACGCTGACGTCATTTATAAGTACAAATCTTGGATTTGTCTAGCGATTTGCCACTGcgtgtttttaaatcaaactttagtttagtttattgatctgtttctaacaaaagataaaagcaaaattctaaaagaaagaaacaaaacatgctAACCAGACCAAAAGCACAaggtgaaatgtaaaaacat contains:
- the LOC116724033 gene encoding 5-hydroxytryptamine receptor 4 isoform X2, which produces MATASPPHFLDDVINNGQQQQEQQEFLSSLETVFLTIFLSIIIILTMFGNLLVMVALCKDRHLRRKKTSYFIVSLAFADLLVALLVMPFAAIELATGQWHFGEIFCLVRTSLDVLLTTASILHLCCIALDRYYAICCQPLVYRYKMTPFRVALMLIGCWVIPTFISFLPIMQKWNTIGIEDIIEEKQSLSGGSNTSCVFLVNQPYALICSAVAFYVPLALMVLAYQRIYVTAMIHVRQIETLHRAGSFPPTHSDQVITIQSSNSSDPLNHYRLRTATGPLPSEQSQRRHRRMRIETRAAKTLAIIMGCFSLCWAPFFITNVVDPFIHYSVPWQVWTAWLWLGYINSGLNPFLYAYLNQAFRRAFLVILCCGDDRYTQQGTCSTGFHRPSSVQSVNGTSMALRLSFLPNRSYSDNGQTILAIEQESQDSLGPL
- the LOC116724033 gene encoding 5-hydroxytryptamine receptor 4 isoform X1 → MLMCLDFKMFYFVTFYSSHSFLDDVINNGQQQQEQQEFLSSLETVFLTIFLSIIIILTMFGNLLVMVALCKDRHLRRKKTSYFIVSLAFADLLVALLVMPFAAIELATGQWHFGEIFCLVRTSLDVLLTTASILHLCCIALDRYYAICCQPLVYRYKMTPFRVALMLIGCWVIPTFISFLPIMQKWNTIGIEDIIEEKQSLSGGSNTSCVFLVNQPYALICSAVAFYVPLALMVLAYQRIYVTAMIHVRQIETLHRAGSFPPTHSDQVITIQSSNSSDPLNHYRLRTATGPLPSEQSQRRHRRMRIETRAAKTLAIIMGCFSLCWAPFFITNVVDPFIHYSVPWQVWTAWLWLGYINSGLNPFLYAYLNQAFRRAFLVILCCGDDRYTQQGTCSTGFHRPSSVQSVNGTSMALRLSFLPNRSYSDNGQTILAIEQESQDSLGPL